The window CCATTGTGCACCACTACGGGCACGGCGGCAGCGGCTGGTCGCTGTCGTGGGGAACGGCCCACCACGCGGCCGATCTGGTGCAACTGACCGGCGAGAAGAAGATCGCCGTGATGGGGTGTGGCGTCATCGGCCTGACCACCGCCCGTACGTTGCAAAGCCGGGGCTATGACGTGACGATCTACACCAAAGACCTGCCGCCCGACATTACGTCGAGCAAAGCCACCGGGACCTGGTCGCCCACGTATCGCCTCTGCGAGACCGAGCGCATCACCCCCGAATTTTCGGCCTTCTGGGAAAAAGCGGCGACCTATTCGTTCCGGGCGCACCAGAACATGCTGGGACGCGGCGGCGTCACCAACTGGGTGGAGCACTATACAATTCACGACCCTGCGGCGGCGCAACGCCACGACGGCCACGTCAGTACGCTGCACTTGCCCCACGAACTGCCGGAACCTACGGTGCTAAAGCGCCGCGAAAACCCGTTCCGGGCCGAGTACGTCAGTCGGCAGACGGTGCTGGTTTTTCAGATTCCGGCCTACCTGGATCGGCTGATGAACGATTTTGTAGACTACGGCGGGACCCTGCGCATCAAGTCGTTCGATCGGCTGGAAGAGGTAGACGCCCTACCCGAAGCCTGCGTGGTCAACTGCACTGGCATCGGCGCCAAGGCGCTGTTCAACGATGCCGAGTTGATGCCCATTGCGGGGCAGCTTTCGTTTCTGGTCCCGCAGCCGGAAGTAAACTACCGCCTCAGCACCCCGAACGGCTATTTCATTCCGCGCAACGACGGCATCATCCTCGGCGGGAACGCCATCGTCGACAGTTGGGACACCACCCCCAGCCTGGAACAGACCCAGAAAGTAGTGGCGGCGTTGCAGGAAGCCATCGACCTGATGCGGGGGTAAACGACACATTTAGAATGGATTGGGTTACAGGGCGATGTCGTAAAGGCATTGCCCTTTTTTATGCATCGACGCGTGTGTTCCCGGCTCGCCACAGAAGCTGGAGGCCCATAGAATAGGGCATGAGGAAAGGCATCGCCGGAATGGAAACCGCGAAGCTGGCGGTAGCCCAGGGCTCCGGCACCGACGGCGGTAGAACGGCCAGGAGTACGCCTACTGTGCTGAAAATCAGGTAGAGCCTCGTCGGAAACGGCCGAAACCAACCGCACGAGCGGAGGGCCACGGCAAACGCCGCCGTCGCCAGGTAAGTAAGGCCAACTTCCACGGCGCTGATCCAGGCGAAAAGACTGCGGAGTGGGGCGTACCACCCGGGGCGCGTGGCGACACCGGACGCGACGAACTGGCCGAAGGCTTCCGGCAGGAAACTTCTCCAGAAGGCCATGTTCAGGAGAAACAGGGGAAGGGCCAGTTGAATCAGCATCCCGCCCAGTCGTGCCCATAGCGGCTCTCCCAGCTGCCGGAGCGCGTCCTGCAATAGCGTAATCCCTCCGGCAACACACACGCCGGCTCCCGTCAGCATCGCGTACCGAACCTGCTGTT is drawn from Catalinimonas alkaloidigena and contains these coding sequences:
- a CDS encoding FAD-dependent oxidoreductase, with the translated sequence MDRRHFIAASGLAGLGLMSGLSSCAPAPSGTIPYASRGGMRRLPKLRVSSDRIIKETVGLRPYRLSGPRVETEMLGNKTIVHHYGHGGSGWSLSWGTAHHAADLVQLTGEKKIAVMGCGVIGLTTARTLQSRGYDVTIYTKDLPPDITSSKATGTWSPTYRLCETERITPEFSAFWEKAATYSFRAHQNMLGRGGVTNWVEHYTIHDPAAAQRHDGHVSTLHLPHELPEPTVLKRRENPFRAEYVSRQTVLVFQIPAYLDRLMNDFVDYGGTLRIKSFDRLEEVDALPEACVVNCTGIGAKALFNDAELMPIAGQLSFLVPQPEVNYRLSTPNGYFIPRNDGIILGGNAIVDSWDTTPSLEQTQKVVAALQEAIDLMRG